One stretch of Emys orbicularis isolate rEmyOrb1 chromosome 5, rEmyOrb1.hap1, whole genome shotgun sequence DNA includes these proteins:
- the MED28 gene encoding mediator of RNA polymerase II transcription subunit 28 encodes MAAALSGMFTNQPPGPPPPPLPPGGPGQAGLLPAAAGPRNPNSTLVDELEASFEACFASLVSQDYVNGTDQEEIRTGVDQCIQKFLDVARQTECFFLQKRLHLSVQKPELVIKEDVSELKNELQRKEALIQKHLGKLRHWQQVLEDMNVQHKKPAEMPQGPLAYLEQASANIPAPMKQT; translated from the exons ATGGCGGCGGCTCTGAGCGGGATGTTTACAAACCAGCCGCCGGGACCGCCTCCCCCTCCGCTCCCCCCTGGCGGCCCCGGACAGGCCGGCCTCCTCCCGGCCGCCGCGGGGCCGCGCAACCCCAACAGCACGCTGGTGGACGAGCTCGAAGCTTCCTTTGAG GCTTGCTTTGCTTCACTTGTGAGTCAGGATTATGTGAATGGCACAGATCAGGAAGAAATTAGAACTG GTGTTGATCAATGTATCCAGAAATTTCTGGATGTTGCGAGACAAACTGAATGTTTTTTCCTACAAAAAAGATTACATCTGTCTGTCCAGAAACCAGAGCTGGTTATTAAAGAG GATGTTTCAGAATTGAAAAATGAATTGCAGAGGAAAGAAGCACTAATTCAGAAGCATTTGGGTAAACTGCGTCACTGGCAGCAGGTTCTAGAAGATATGAATGTACAACACAAAAAACCTGCAGAAATGCCTCAAGGACCATTAGCTTATCTAGAACAGGCTTCTGCAAATATTCCTGCACCCATGAAGCAAACATGA